In a single window of the Deltaproteobacteria bacterium genome:
- a CDS encoding transposase, whose translation MGYKTLDQNISFAEVALASSMENNRSLKMMEKVNQIIDWSHIETLLMGHYQAGTSKEGADAYPPLMLLKGLLLQKWFRIPSDPELENQINDRVFFKKFLGLP comes from the coding sequence ATGGGATATAAAACCCTGGACCAAAACATCAGCTTCGCCGAAGTCGCCCTTGCCAGCTCCATGGAAAATAACCGCAGTCTGAAAATGATGGAAAAAGTTAATCAAATCATTGACTGGTCCCATATCGAAACCTTATTGATGGGACATTATCAGGCGGGAACCAGTAAAGAAGGCGCTGATGCTTACCCCCCTTTAATGCTGCTAAAAGGATTATTACTGCAAAAGTGGTTTCGCATCCCCTCTGATCCCGAGTTAGAAAATCAGATTAATGACCGCGTCTTTTTCAAAAAGTTCTTAGGACTTCCTTGA